The Tigriopus californicus strain San Diego chromosome 5, Tcal_SD_v2.1, whole genome shotgun sequence genome includes a region encoding these proteins:
- the LOC131880393 gene encoding uncharacterized protein LOC131880393, translated as MTTFLQIFSALLILASAQAGPVVGSNLDDTKKPFSKTQEPGGGNQYLDCYDYFGQSGQSIRLTDYAPSFSQLNFDNRISSCCFSGIWILYDRDNYNPDLTSAVFNGWGEKYCVDMDSNFDNRASSARFAGAPDGYKYDTINLYTGNYFMGAEQYYYDDAGHVNYDNLGRSAIITGCSPWTVYQYDNYQGIAKCLYPADTINCYPSFVLENDLGGLQNQISSVRRGCFSTDVIHGKTISSQDDKKGSLKQYAVFLA; from the exons ATGACCACATTCTTGCAGATCTTCTCTGCTCTTCTAATCTTGGCTTCAGCCCAAGCTGGGCCCGTTGTGGGCTCGAATTTGGACGACACCAAGAAACCATTTTCCAAGACCCAGGAACCCGGTGGAGGTAATCAGTATCTGGATTGCTACGACTACTTCGGCCAATCCGGACAAAGCATCCGACTCACGGATTATGCCCCATCGTTTTCTCAACTCAACTTTGATAATCGAATCTCATCCTGTTGTTTCTCGGGTATTTGGATCCTTTACGATCGTGATAACTACAATCCGGACTTGACC AGTGCCGTATTCAATGGATGGGGTGAGAAGTATTGCGTAGACATGGACTCGAACTTTGATAACCGCGCATCTTCAGCCAGATTTGCCGGTGCTCCTGATGGATACAAATATGACACCATCAATCTGTACACTGGAAACTACTTCATGGGTGCAGAGCAATACTATTATGATGATGCTGGTCATGTGAACTATGACAACCTGGGCAG GTCGGCTATCATCACGGGTTGCAGCCCATGGACAGTCTACCAATATGATAATTATCAAGGCATCGCTAAGTGCTTGTACCCGGCCGATACTATCAATTGCTATCCATCGTTTGTCTTGGAAAATGATCTGGGAGGCCTGCAAAACCAAATTTCCAGCGTTCGAAGGGGATGCTTTTCCACAGATGTGATCCATGGAAAAACCATCTCCTCTCAGGATGACAAAAAGGGCAGTCTAAAACAATATGCAGTATTCTTGGCTTAA
- the LOC131880394 gene encoding uncharacterized protein LOC131880394 — protein MISHFVCLAFMATTAFASSSKPYMYPQSRKSLQQENQYLECYAEPGNTGKHFRFLDYAPNLASYDLDNVVSSCCFNGIWILYDETDYNSNNFGAAVYNGWGEGYCTDFDATFDNLASSVRFSGAPDGYKQDTINFYEGKYFMGQEQYFYDDAPQFDADNLGQSVIVTGCSPWTIYEYDNYQGESRCLYPSDTANCYPSFYAEPSDLGLLASQVSSTRKGCFSKNIVHGKTIYPANGSSKLQHSLQFSGEN, from the exons ATGATATCACACTTTGTCTGCCTGGCCTTCATGGCCACCACAGCCTTTGCTTCTTCCTCCAAGCCCTACATGTACCCACAATCCAGAAAATCCCTCCAGCAAGAGAACCAATATTTGGAGTGCTATGCCGAACCAGGAAACACGGGAAAGCATTTCAGGTTCCTTGACTACGCTCCAAACCTTGCTTCCTATGATCTCGACAATGTGGTCAGCTCCTGCTGCTTCAACGGCATCTGGATCCTCTACGACGAGACCGATTACAACAGTAATAACTTCGGG GCTGCTGTGTATAATGGATGGGGTGAAGGTTATTGTACCGATTTTGATGCGACCTTCGATAACTTGGCATCGTCTGTCCGCTTTTCTGGTGCCCCTGATGGCTACAAACAGGATACCATCAACTTTTACGAGGGCAAATACTTCATGGGACAAGAGCAATACTTTTATGACGATGCTCCACAATTCGATGCCGACAACCTTGGACA ATCCGTGATTGTGACTGGTTGTTCTCCATGGACCATCTATGAATATGATAACTACCAAGGTGAATCAAGGTGTTTGTACCCAAGTGACACGGCCAATTGCTACCCAAGCTTTTATGCCGAGCCTTCTGACCTTGGGTTGTTGGCCTCTCAAGTGTCTAGTACGAGGAAAGGATGTTTCTCCAAAAATATCGTTCATGGCAAGACTATTTATCCTGCTAATGGATCCTCCAAGTTGCAACACTCTTTGCAGTTTTCGGGTGAAAATTGA
- the LOC131880398 gene encoding beta-crystallin A1-like, with protein MKVFLFLSTLAVTALASSRPPFFPQVTRSNQQENQELQCYEFPSYEGIAYRFNDYAPSLSPFDFDNVISSCCFNGVWILYDEHDYNKNDFGAAVYSGWGEGACFTFDATFDDKASSLRFAGAPDGYKQDTINFYESKYFIGEEQYFYDDAPQFNFDNFGQSVIVTGCAPWTIYEYDNYQGESICLYPSDTTECYPSFYAEPTDLGFLASQVSSARKGCFSKNEKKGKATFP; from the exons ATGAAggtctttctcttcctttcgACCTTGGCAGTCACGGCCTTGGCTTCTAGCAGACCTCCATTCTTTCCCCAAGTCACAAGATCTAACCAGCAAGAAAATCAAGAGCTACAATGCTACGAATTCCCATCCTATGAAGGGATTGCATATAGATTCAATGACTATGCTCCCAGTTTGTCTCCTTTCGACTTTGACAACGTGATCAGCTCCTGTTGCTTCAATGGAGTTTGGATCCTTTACGACGAGCATGATTATAACAAGAACGATTTTGGT GCTGCAGTTTATAGCGGATGGGGTGAAGGGGCTTGCTTCACGTTTGACGCCACCTTTGACGATAAAGCTTCCTCCCTTCGGTTTGCTGGGGCTCCGGATGGCTACAAACAAGACACTATTAACTTTTAcgaaagcaaatatttcatcggCGAAGAGCAATACTTTTATGACGATGCTCCCCAATTCAACTTCGATAATTTTGGCCA ATCTGTGATTGTGACTGGATGCGCTCCGTGGACCATTTATGAATATGACAACTATCAAGGCGAATCCATCTGCTTGTACCCAAGTGATACTACGGAATGTTATCCCAGTTTTTACGCAGAACCAACTGATCTCGGATTCCTGGCTTCCCAAGTGTCCAGTGCTCGGAAAGGATGTTTTTccaagaatgaaaagaaaggcaAAGCAACTTTCCCATAG
- the LOC131880396 gene encoding beta-crystallin A1-1-like translates to MKVLFAVLALATVALAAKKSRMHPYSAKSNQAENQYLDCYDYSGQGGANIRITDYIENLAQAGFDNMASSCCFNGVWMLYDEPNYNSRNLEAASYFGWGENYCDDFNPDIDNKASSVRFSGAPDGYKYDTINFYEGKFFMGQEQYFYDDAPQFNYDNLGRSVIVTGCSPWTIYQYDNYQGYSLCLYPADTSQCYPNFYAQPSDLGFLSDQVSSTRKGCFSKNIVYGKTMEPSVIYSSLD, encoded by the exons ATGAAAGTCCTATTTGCTGTTCTTGCTTTGGCCACGGTGGCCTTAGCCGCCAAGAAATCTCGAATGCATCCCTATTCGGCCAAATCCAACCAAGCGGAGAACCAATATCTTGATTGCTATGACTATTCTGGACAAGGTGGAGCCAATATCCGGATCACCGATTATATCGAAAACCTGGCCCAAGCTGGATTCGATAACATGGCCAGTTCTTGCTGTTTCAACGGAGTCTGGATGCTCTACGACGAGCCCAACTACAACAGCCGAAACTTGGAG GCTGCCAGTTACTTCGGATGGGGAGAGAACTATTGTGACGATTTCAATCCTGACATTGACAACAAGGCTTCCTCCGTGAGATTCTCCGGAGCTCCCGATGGCTACAAGTACGACACCATCAACTTCTATGAGGGCAAATTCTTCATGGGACAAGAGCAATACTTTTATGACGACGCTCCCCAATTCAACTATGACAACTTGGGCCG ATCTGTGATCGTGACGGGATGCTCGCCATGGACCATTTACCAATATGACAACTACCAAGGATACAGCTTGTGCTTGTATCCCGCAGACACAAGCCAATGCTACCCCAACTTCTACGCTCAACCTTCAGATTTGGGATTCTTGTCCGATCAAGTGTCCAGTACCCGCAAGGGATGCTTCTCAAAGAACATTGTCTATGGCAAGACCATGGAGCCATCAGTTATTTACTCTAGTCTTGATTAA